One genomic region from Terriglobus aquaticus encodes:
- a CDS encoding glycoside hydrolase family 31 protein translates to MRFPALLFSAVLLAAPMLAQQLTLERSGATVVVTPYAPNIVHVTLSLRREDALRGPGYGISAKQDSAGWTTALDNDTDVMRSNALSVRVIGHNPRPVDASKLPETAKYFSGSAPWVGLSLLKADGSPLLQLQGWQMAPPNYKDATAWLANDRRPSDPPFFTVGATFSAAPDEHDYGMGQNQEGYLDRRGHTLRCAHDYNAPGGESVCVPFAVTNKGYALLWDNPSRTTATFGLNGQNTFTSEVGQRVSFFVIAGDYAAQYRGYRLLTGDVPMLPKSAYGYIQCKQRYSNQAELLAVAHGYRDRHLPADDLVIDWFHYTVMGQMDMDPAKWPNPTAMNRELHDLHFHTMISVWPRFVPEDRYYKTLLDHGWFEHLADGTPTNGLPFDKAGSDIDTTNPDAAKWYWQTIRDNYVKIGFDSFWADETEPDLPPNGSYFHVGPGTEFFNIYPLFHTAAIYNGMRADMKERALILARASYLGAQHNGTIFWSSDISPTWDVLKRQVPTGINFTASGMPYWSTDIGGWQALPAHHTPAHAPLLDPSDARAVVGGYDDYPELYTRWFEYGTFQPNMRTHGTRPQNEVWSYGKQAEPILEKYLRLRYTLLPYLYSLGWHANQTGEPLMRGLFLDFASDPNVADIGDEYMFGPALLVAPVTEQGATTRSVYLPAGTDWYNFWTNERVHGGQRITVAAPIDTIPVFVRAGSIVPMGSAVESTEDKQTINEVRVYPGADANFTLYNDDGKTYAYEQGKFETTELRWSDAAGKLTHTGAKAWSGSDGGVVKVIR, encoded by the coding sequence TTGCGATTCCCTGCTCTCCTGTTCTCTGCCGTTCTGCTCGCCGCGCCCATGCTTGCGCAACAGTTGACTCTGGAGCGCTCAGGCGCTACGGTCGTGGTCACGCCCTACGCTCCGAACATCGTGCACGTGACGCTCAGCCTGCGGCGCGAGGACGCGCTGCGCGGGCCGGGCTACGGCATCTCCGCCAAGCAAGACAGCGCTGGCTGGACTACGGCTCTAGACAACGACACCGACGTGATGCGGTCTAACGCGCTAAGTGTGCGCGTGATCGGGCATAACCCGCGACCAGTGGACGCGAGCAAGCTGCCGGAGACGGCAAAGTATTTCAGCGGCTCGGCACCGTGGGTCGGGCTGAGCCTGCTGAAGGCCGATGGATCGCCGCTTCTGCAGTTGCAGGGATGGCAGATGGCACCGCCGAACTACAAGGACGCTACGGCATGGCTGGCGAACGACAGGCGGCCGAGCGATCCGCCGTTCTTTACCGTAGGCGCCACGTTTAGCGCTGCACCAGACGAGCACGACTACGGCATGGGGCAGAACCAGGAGGGCTACCTGGATCGCCGGGGCCACACGTTACGCTGCGCGCACGACTACAACGCTCCGGGTGGCGAGAGCGTGTGCGTCCCGTTCGCTGTCACCAACAAGGGCTACGCTCTGCTGTGGGACAATCCATCGCGCACGACAGCGACTTTTGGCTTAAACGGGCAGAACACGTTTACGAGCGAGGTTGGGCAGCGCGTCTCATTTTTCGTGATCGCTGGGGACTACGCGGCTCAATACCGCGGCTATCGCTTGCTGACGGGCGACGTACCGATGCTGCCGAAATCCGCGTACGGGTACATCCAATGCAAGCAGCGCTACAGCAACCAGGCGGAACTGCTGGCGGTGGCGCACGGGTATCGCGACCGTCACCTGCCTGCGGACGACCTGGTGATCGACTGGTTCCACTACACGGTGATGGGCCAGATGGACATGGATCCAGCGAAGTGGCCCAATCCAACGGCAATGAATCGCGAGCTGCACGACCTGCACTTCCACACCATGATCAGCGTGTGGCCGCGCTTCGTCCCAGAGGACCGCTACTACAAGACATTGCTGGATCACGGCTGGTTCGAACACCTGGCCGATGGCACGCCGACGAATGGTCTGCCCTTTGACAAGGCAGGATCCGACATTGACACCACGAACCCCGACGCCGCGAAGTGGTACTGGCAGACGATCCGCGATAACTACGTGAAGATAGGGTTCGACAGCTTTTGGGCCGATGAGACGGAGCCGGATCTGCCGCCGAACGGAAGCTACTTCCACGTGGGACCCGGTACAGAATTCTTCAACATCTATCCGCTGTTCCACACGGCCGCGATCTACAACGGCATGCGTGCCGACATGAAGGAGCGTGCGCTGATCCTGGCGCGCGCCAGCTACCTGGGAGCGCAGCACAACGGAACCATCTTCTGGTCGAGCGACATCTCGCCCACGTGGGATGTGCTGAAGCGGCAGGTGCCGACCGGCATCAACTTCACCGCGAGCGGTATGCCGTACTGGTCGACCGACATTGGCGGATGGCAGGCGCTGCCCGCGCATCACACGCCCGCGCATGCACCACTGCTTGACCCGAGTGACGCGCGTGCCGTGGTGGGCGGGTACGACGATTATCCGGAACTGTACACACGGTGGTTTGAGTACGGCACGTTTCAGCCGAACATGCGCACGCATGGCACGCGCCCACAAAACGAGGTGTGGAGCTACGGCAAACAGGCGGAGCCGATCCTGGAGAAATATCTGCGGCTGCGCTACACGTTGCTGCCGTACCTGTACTCGTTGGGCTGGCACGCGAACCAGACGGGCGAGCCGTTGATGCGCGGGCTGTTCCTGGATTTCGCCAGCGACCCGAACGTAGCGGACATCGGCGATGAGTACATGTTCGGACCCGCGCTGCTGGTTGCGCCAGTGACAGAGCAGGGTGCAACGACGCGCAGCGTGTACCTGCCGGCCGGTACGGACTGGTACAACTTCTGGACGAACGAGCGGGTGCATGGCGGTCAGCGCATCACCGTCGCCGCGCCAATCGATACGATCCCGGTGTTTGTGCGCGCGGGCTCGATTGTACCAATGGGGTCCGCTGTGGAGAGCACCGAAGACAAGCAGACCATCAACGAAGTGCGCGTGTACCCCGGCGCGGATGCAAACTTCACGCTCTACAACGACGACGGCAAGACCTACGCGTATGAGCAAGGCAAGTTCGAGACAACGGAACTGCGCTGGAGCGATGCAGCGGGCAAGCTGACGCACACGGGTGCGAAGGCCTGGAGCGGCAGCGATGGGGGCGTGGTGAAGGTGATCCGCTAG
- a CDS encoding metal-dependent transcriptional regulator, whose product MRQEAQGRKSSESVDDYLKAIYTLAGDSDRRVGSSALAQRLSVAPASITNMLQRLAAEAEPLIEYQSRRGVRLSVAGRRRALEIVRHHRLVETFLFHVLHYPVEELHDEAERLEHFISERFEERVAAVLGDPTVDPHGHCIPAKDGTMPARHGNGCNCS is encoded by the coding sequence ATGAGGCAGGAAGCACAAGGCCGCAAGTCCAGCGAATCGGTCGACGATTACCTGAAGGCGATCTATACGTTGGCAGGCGACAGCGATCGCCGCGTTGGCAGCTCCGCGCTGGCGCAGCGGCTCTCCGTCGCGCCCGCTTCCATCACCAATATGCTGCAGCGACTGGCGGCTGAAGCCGAACCGCTGATCGAATACCAGAGCCGACGCGGCGTTCGGCTCTCCGTCGCCGGGCGCCGCCGCGCGCTGGAGATTGTGCGCCACCATCGCCTTGTCGAGACGTTCCTGTTTCATGTGCTGCACTACCCGGTGGAAGAGCTGCACGATGAGGCGGAGCGGTTGGAGCACTTCATCTCTGAGCGATTCGAGGAACGCGTCGCTGCCGTTCTGGGCGATCCAACTGTCGACCCACACGGCCACTGCATCCCCGCAAAGGATGGCACCATGCCCGCGCGCCACGGGAATGGGTGCAACTGCAGCTGA
- a CDS encoding NAD(P)/FAD-dependent oxidoreductase codes for MSFDVVVVGAGPAGATAAYQMGLAGAKVLLLDKAKAFPREKPCGGGLSARLLQRFPYVREFLDAGEVPVNPIRRVHLESPDGTRVTHEQENDPILYLIRRWEFDAALFRRAESVCTVRTGVTIRRCEVKPTHVELETTEGEIITAPLVIGADSANSVIARHTGLRTEAAHKEYAVDMMEETTYDRLQVADRESIYLFLTLTQTFGYGYIFPKTEHLNLGFGCKLDWYLTALRGKGADHHAEWVDTLKQKGDVTGETDRGGYKAFPIPVSGPLVKTYADRVLLAGDAGGFVNAFTAEGIYYAMTSGSLAADVALKSIRSQRYDGRQLSAYQKAWQREIGDDLRHSVEIQHRLFNGSGRMDSLVRSAKSDPELLRLIIGYSMGSARYDELRSYMMRSTVPTWVWSKVRAAVGLNA; via the coding sequence ATGAGTTTCGACGTTGTGGTGGTGGGCGCAGGCCCGGCCGGAGCTACGGCCGCGTACCAGATGGGCCTGGCGGGCGCAAAGGTGTTGCTGCTGGACAAAGCCAAGGCGTTTCCGCGTGAGAAGCCCTGCGGCGGTGGTTTGAGCGCGCGTTTGCTGCAGCGCTTTCCATACGTGCGCGAGTTTCTGGACGCGGGCGAGGTGCCGGTGAACCCTATCCGCCGCGTTCACCTGGAATCGCCGGACGGCACACGCGTTACGCACGAGCAGGAGAACGATCCGATTCTGTACCTCATCCGCAGGTGGGAGTTCGACGCCGCGCTGTTTCGCCGCGCGGAGTCGGTGTGCACCGTGCGGACAGGTGTAACGATTCGCAGGTGCGAGGTGAAGCCGACGCACGTGGAACTGGAGACGACTGAGGGAGAAATCATCACGGCGCCGTTGGTCATCGGTGCCGACTCGGCGAACTCCGTGATCGCGCGGCACACCGGCCTGCGCACCGAGGCCGCCCACAAAGAGTACGCGGTGGACATGATGGAGGAGACTACCTACGACCGGCTGCAGGTGGCAGATCGCGAGTCCATCTACCTCTTCCTCACGCTCACGCAGACGTTCGGGTACGGCTACATCTTTCCGAAGACCGAGCACCTGAACTTGGGCTTCGGTTGCAAGCTGGACTGGTATCTCACCGCGTTGCGCGGCAAGGGCGCGGACCACCACGCCGAGTGGGTAGACACGCTGAAGCAGAAAGGTGACGTGACCGGCGAAACGGATCGCGGTGGGTACAAGGCGTTCCCGATCCCGGTGAGCGGGCCCCTGGTAAAGACGTACGCCGATCGTGTTCTGCTGGCCGGCGATGCCGGCGGCTTTGTGAATGCTTTCACCGCGGAAGGCATCTACTACGCGATGACAAGCGGGTCGCTTGCTGCGGACGTGGCACTGAAGTCGATCCGGTCGCAGCGCTACGACGGGCGGCAACTGTCGGCGTACCAGAAGGCCTGGCAGCGCGAGATTGGCGACGATCTGCGGCACTCCGTAGAGATCCAGCACCGGCTGTTCAACGGGTCGGGCCGCATGGATTCGCTGGTGCGCAGTGCAAAGAGCGATCCCGAGCTGCTGCGCCTGATCATCGGCTACAGCATGGGTTCCGCGCGTTACGACGAGTTGCGCAGCTACATGATGCGATCCACGGTGCCCACCTGGGTGTGGAGCAAGGTGAGAGCAGCGGTCGGACTGAACGCGTGA
- a CDS encoding serine hydrolase domain-containing protein: MPMRFAVPLRLSATVCVAVLATTCVAEAQRLSLDERSRVHDAVQSVVDATKVPSASVGVARGGRVVYTEAFGNAQLQRNVGAASSAGADMQISELTTKPVKARPGMAYPIGSISKQFTAACILLLQEQGKLRLDDPVAKWFPNFTRANEVTIHNLLTHTSGYSDYAPQDYTIPAWTKTVQPLEVVTQWATKPLDFEPGTKWQYSNTNFQIAAQIVEKASGQKYHDFLWANVITPLHLEGVLDLDTDRDKLDVQGYEQHALGPMRRATLEAPGWYYGDAQLAMPVATLLQWDESIVHRTLLKPQSYEELETSFRLKDGTDSGYGLGVDVRTYPGGKKFITHSGEVGGYVSNNVVDLTDDISYAALTNQEASSAASSITTAIRKQLLPNVAPAQRAARPTAAAGAVTTAAQDNAALATVRAVLTSLQDGKLDRTHFTADTDFYFSPETAEDYEASLAPLGDLRDLKQDTAELRGGMVFRSYTLTFQNGKAALTTYTEPDGKIEQFLIAPAQ, from the coding sequence ATGCCCATGCGTTTTGCCGTGCCCCTGCGCCTTTCCGCCACGGTTTGCGTTGCCGTTCTCGCCACGACGTGCGTTGCCGAGGCGCAGCGCCTATCGCTCGACGAGCGCAGCCGCGTACACGACGCCGTGCAGAGCGTGGTCGACGCCACCAAAGTTCCGAGCGCCTCCGTTGGCGTTGCGCGTGGCGGCAGAGTGGTTTATACCGAGGCCTTCGGGAACGCGCAACTGCAACGCAACGTGGGCGCCGCAAGCTCTGCCGGAGCCGATATGCAGATCAGCGAGCTGACCACCAAGCCGGTGAAGGCGCGCCCCGGCATGGCTTACCCGATCGGCTCTATCTCCAAGCAGTTCACCGCGGCCTGCATCCTCCTGCTGCAGGAGCAGGGCAAGCTTCGTCTCGATGACCCGGTAGCGAAGTGGTTTCCGAACTTCACCCGCGCTAATGAGGTTACGATCCACAACCTGCTGACCCACACCAGCGGCTACTCCGACTATGCTCCGCAGGACTACACGATCCCAGCGTGGACGAAAACCGTGCAGCCGCTGGAAGTGGTCACGCAGTGGGCGACCAAGCCGCTCGATTTCGAACCGGGCACCAAGTGGCAGTACAGCAACACCAATTTCCAGATCGCCGCCCAAATCGTTGAGAAGGCAAGCGGTCAGAAGTATCACGACTTCCTGTGGGCAAACGTGATCACGCCGCTGCACCTGGAAGGCGTGCTCGACCTGGACACCGATCGCGACAAGCTGGACGTGCAGGGCTACGAACAGCACGCGCTGGGACCGATGCGGCGCGCCACGCTGGAGGCACCCGGCTGGTACTACGGCGATGCACAGCTCGCCATGCCCGTGGCCACGCTGCTGCAGTGGGATGAAAGCATCGTGCATCGCACCCTGCTCAAACCGCAGAGCTACGAGGAGTTGGAGACTTCCTTCAGGTTGAAGGACGGCACCGATTCGGGCTACGGCCTTGGCGTCGATGTTCGCACCTATCCCGGCGGCAAGAAGTTCATCACGCACTCCGGCGAGGTAGGCGGCTACGTCTCCAACAACGTGGTCGACCTCACGGATGACATTAGCTACGCCGCGTTGACGAACCAGGAGGCAAGCTCCGCCGCGTCGTCCATCACCACTGCCATCCGCAAGCAGTTGCTACCCAACGTGGCACCCGCGCAGCGAGCAGCGCGTCCGACAGCGGCAGCCGGTGCTGTGACCACTGCCGCTCAGGACAATGCAGCACTCGCGACTGTTCGAGCTGTGCTCACCAGCCTGCAAGACGGCAAGCTCGACCGCACGCACTTCACCGCCGACACCGATTTCTATTTCTCGCCCGAAACCGCCGAGGACTACGAAGCCAGCCTGGCGCCGCTGGGTGATCTGCGGGATCTGAAACAGGACACTGCAGAGCTGCGCGGCGGCATGGTCTTCCGCTCGTACACGCTGACCTTTCAGAACGGCAAGGCAGCCCTCACCACCTACACCGAACCAGATGGCAAGATCGAGCAGTTTCTGATCGCGCCCGCGCAGTAG
- a CDS encoding Ig-like domain repeat protein encodes MPSFMKSRAAACRAASVLAVLLASIWPAHARAEIDCGQAAAPEMSEAAQAILSINQGLLGTPPTPRLAGAPAATDRDTATVSLQQRAQLVRQLMATHPEEVRSVMLPEAVVNRLIATDPHNLDLLEHEAAVAGDLAAVQVDDFEHNAGERVVVLHDPTTGAQVAVHASASLRLGALVHRRVTVAGIQLGSDLAAELITPVSPAEFQPALRRSAALQAEAVPASNTTLTCSTTGTQKTAVLLLQFPNNTPAFPGSYGTAAWWQQAIAGSGNSVNSLWSEMTSGGTSDTVDVYGPLTLPQTYGCADYLAMRSAALTLASNTIDLSRYTRIVLGFPASSCAYGGLADIGCNSGDTIVPHPYSVVWMPIVTSYTSRTGVWASLAHELGHNLGLNHANTLDFGAISLGPIDFQATNPGVVGGSSATTATGAITAVDTEYGDRFSVMGNPWSTGPGPYSAEHRADLLGWIPSNGSYSALGTVTTAGSFTIEPASAPSSGSTSLRALRILRDPASSSWMWLEYRDGGTPFDAANLAAVPGQNASSGAVVHYQNGYGDHGKTYQIDMTPTGPGNNFADGALTPGVRWSDPYSPLSLTVNSITSAGLSVSVQYDSNCATFSAPTGPIAAAGDSGTVAVTAPSTCTWRASSNAAWMTLSGTTSGSGNGSFTWTAAPNTGMGQRSTYFSVGRGSARVLQLGNGANVVALSPANPSVEPGSSIALSLTLQDSSGVADLGTVELDATAAGAPTCTVAADLSSGQPQFFLLDPTTEAYTAGIAAGSGTLSTSGCTLSGNGSGLDVNGSTYTLTLNLSFPTAGLRSLFASTTYGAELPLGLLNVGTVSAPPSTPIVTQPPSSARSTATLLTSLPASALPGTPLSLAATVSFSGGSPAPTGLVTFFDRGTALGSAVVNGTGSTAPFLVTLAAGSHSITAVYGGDANFTGSTSAAAVVSLAQAATTATLSTSATAVAAGGAVSLTVVVGHGQVAVTATGTVTLREGATTLAALPLTGGSATFSVAGVSAGTHNYTVAYSGDTAYLPTVSNAVTVSATRSVATLAVSGPATLLAGATAQLSISVSAANATPTGTVLLQEGGNTLASVALSSGNATVTVPALPGGAHTLTATYSGDANLASASVIVPLSILDFTLVASGTGGITVAAGASTGNTAALVLTPGSAGLPLSVTLTCSGAPAGATCTVSPAAATPGSSAVPVTVTVTTTAHSTSEFRAAGAAVLTLPMLALVRRRREHLVLNLLAVLLFFVATSVLASCGTGISGTGASPLSSTPPTSTGTPAGVTTLTVQAVANANGATLSRSATLTLQVN; translated from the coding sequence ATGCCGTCGTTTATGAAGAGCAGGGCAGCGGCGTGCCGCGCAGCCAGTGTGCTCGCCGTGCTGCTTGCTTCCATCTGGCCGGCGCACGCGCGGGCAGAGATTGACTGCGGCCAGGCTGCGGCGCCGGAAATGTCTGAAGCGGCGCAAGCCATTCTCTCGATCAATCAGGGTCTTCTGGGCACCCCGCCCACTCCCAGGTTGGCAGGCGCGCCCGCGGCGACTGACCGCGACACCGCAACTGTGTCCCTGCAGCAGCGTGCGCAGCTCGTGCGCCAGTTGATGGCAACGCACCCGGAAGAGGTTCGCTCGGTCATGCTGCCGGAAGCGGTCGTCAACCGGCTCATCGCAACGGACCCCCACAACCTCGACCTGCTGGAACACGAGGCGGCAGTCGCGGGCGATCTGGCCGCCGTCCAGGTGGACGACTTCGAACACAACGCAGGCGAACGCGTCGTTGTCCTGCACGACCCAACGACCGGCGCGCAGGTTGCCGTGCATGCCTCGGCGTCTTTGCGTCTGGGCGCGTTGGTGCATCGCAGGGTCACGGTTGCGGGCATCCAGCTTGGTTCCGATCTGGCCGCCGAGCTCATCACGCCTGTCAGCCCTGCTGAGTTTCAGCCGGCTTTGCGGCGCTCTGCGGCTCTACAGGCTGAGGCGGTTCCGGCATCGAACACGACACTCACCTGTTCTACGACCGGAACGCAAAAGACAGCGGTCCTCCTGCTCCAGTTCCCGAACAACACGCCAGCGTTCCCCGGCAGCTACGGAACGGCAGCATGGTGGCAACAGGCGATCGCCGGATCCGGCAACTCGGTCAACAGCCTGTGGTCCGAGATGACTTCCGGCGGCACCTCCGACACCGTGGATGTCTACGGTCCGCTGACTCTGCCCCAAACCTACGGTTGCGCGGATTACCTGGCCATGCGCTCGGCCGCGCTCACGCTGGCTTCCAACACGATCGACCTTTCACGCTACACGCGGATTGTTCTCGGCTTTCCTGCATCGAGTTGTGCGTACGGCGGCTTGGCGGATATCGGCTGCAACTCCGGAGACACGATCGTTCCGCACCCGTACTCGGTGGTCTGGATGCCGATCGTGACTAGCTATACCAGCCGCACCGGCGTGTGGGCGAGCCTGGCCCACGAGCTTGGTCACAACCTGGGGTTGAACCACGCGAACACGCTGGACTTCGGTGCGATCTCGCTGGGACCCATCGACTTCCAGGCCACGAACCCCGGCGTGGTGGGCGGCTCGAGTGCGACCACCGCGACCGGTGCCATTACCGCCGTGGACACCGAGTACGGCGATCGCTTTTCCGTGATGGGGAATCCATGGTCCACCGGTCCTGGGCCGTACTCGGCCGAGCACCGCGCCGACTTGCTCGGCTGGATCCCGTCTAATGGGTCCTATAGCGCTCTCGGCACGGTCACCACTGCGGGGAGTTTCACGATCGAACCCGCATCTGCACCATCCTCCGGCAGTACCAGCCTGCGAGCTCTGCGCATCCTACGCGACCCGGCTTCGTCGTCGTGGATGTGGCTGGAGTACCGGGACGGTGGTACCCCGTTTGACGCGGCAAACCTGGCCGCGGTACCGGGGCAGAATGCTTCCAGCGGTGCCGTTGTGCACTACCAGAACGGCTATGGCGATCACGGGAAGACCTACCAAATCGACATGACTCCGACGGGTCCGGGCAACAACTTCGCCGATGGCGCGCTCACTCCCGGTGTCCGCTGGAGCGACCCGTATTCGCCGCTGTCTCTCACCGTCAATAGCATCACCTCTGCCGGGCTGAGTGTTTCCGTGCAGTACGACAGCAACTGTGCAACGTTCAGCGCGCCGACGGGCCCGATCGCGGCCGCCGGTGACAGTGGCACGGTCGCGGTCACAGCCCCGTCGACCTGCACGTGGCGCGCCAGCAGTAATGCCGCCTGGATGACGCTGAGTGGAACCACCTCCGGCAGCGGCAACGGCTCGTTCACCTGGACGGCCGCACCAAACACCGGCATGGGTCAGCGGTCTACTTACTTCAGCGTGGGCCGTGGCAGCGCGCGCGTGCTGCAGCTTGGCAACGGTGCAAACGTGGTGGCGTTGTCACCCGCAAACCCGTCCGTCGAACCCGGCAGCAGCATCGCTCTGTCGCTCACACTGCAGGATTCGTCTGGTGTTGCCGACCTCGGCACGGTGGAACTGGACGCCACCGCAGCGGGGGCGCCGACATGTACGGTTGCCGCTGATCTTTCTTCCGGGCAGCCTCAGTTCTTCTTGCTTGACCCCACCACGGAGGCGTACACGGCCGGGATCGCCGCGGGTAGTGGTACGTTGAGCACCTCCGGCTGCACGCTGTCCGGCAACGGCAGCGGTCTCGACGTCAACGGCAGCACCTACACGCTCACGCTCAACCTGTCGTTTCCCACGGCGGGGCTGCGGTCGCTGTTTGCCAGCACCACCTACGGCGCGGAGCTGCCGCTTGGGCTGCTGAATGTGGGCACCGTGTCGGCTCCGCCATCTACCCCGATCGTCACCCAGCCGCCGTCGTCTGCGCGGTCGACTGCGACCCTGCTTACAAGTCTTCCGGCGTCCGCCTTACCGGGCACTCCGTTGAGTCTTGCGGCGACTGTTTCGTTCAGCGGAGGATCTCCGGCGCCGACCGGGTTGGTCACCTTCTTCGACCGTGGAACCGCTCTGGGCTCTGCAGTGGTGAACGGCACCGGCAGCACCGCTCCGTTCCTGGTTACGCTGGCGGCGGGCAGCCACAGCATCACCGCGGTTTATGGTGGCGACGCAAACTTTACCGGCTCGACGTCCGCGGCGGCAGTGGTAAGCCTTGCACAGGCGGCGACCACCGCAACTCTGAGCACCTCGGCGACAGCGGTGGCGGCGGGCGGCGCGGTGAGCCTGACTGTAGTCGTGGGCCACGGACAGGTGGCAGTCACCGCCACGGGCACCGTTACCCTGCGCGAAGGCGCAACCACGCTTGCCGCCCTTCCGCTGACCGGTGGTTCGGCCACGTTTTCCGTCGCCGGGGTTTCAGCCGGAACTCATAACTACACGGTTGCGTACAGTGGCGACACCGCGTACCTGCCGACCGTATCGAATGCGGTTACGGTGAGCGCGACGAGGTCGGTGGCGACGCTTGCGGTCTCCGGACCGGCGACGCTGCTGGCCGGTGCAACTGCACAGCTAAGCATCTCGGTGAGCGCGGCCAACGCTACGCCCACCGGAACGGTGCTGCTGCAGGAAGGCGGGAACACCCTCGCTTCGGTGGCGCTCAGCAGTGGCAACGCCACCGTCACGGTTCCAGCTTTGCCCGGTGGCGCGCACACCCTCACGGCGACCTACTCCGGCGATGCGAACTTGGCGTCCGCATCGGTGATCGTCCCGTTGAGCATCCTTGACTTCACCCTCGTTGCATCGGGCACAGGTGGCATCACCGTTGCCGCGGGCGCCAGCACCGGCAACACGGCCGCGCTGGTGCTGACACCTGGCAGCGCCGGGCTTCCGTTGTCCGTAACGCTGACGTGCAGCGGCGCTCCGGCGGGCGCGACCTGTACCGTCAGTCCGGCGGCAGCGACGCCCGGCAGTTCCGCGGTCCCCGTGACAGTGACAGTGACGACCACTGCGCACTCAACCTCCGAGTTCAGGGCTGCTGGGGCCGCAGTGCTGACCTTGCCTATGCTCGCCCTGGTGCGGCGTCGCCGGGAACACTTAGTGCTTAACCTGCTGGCAGTTCTGTTGTTCTTTGTTGCGACGTCGGTTCTCGCCAGCTGCGGCACCGGCATCTCCGGCACGGGAGCATCGCCGCTGAGCTCGACTCCGCCGACCTCGACCGGCACTCCCGCTGGTGTGACCACTCTGACGGTGCAGGCTGTGGCCAATGCGAATGGAGCGACGCTCAGCCGCTCTGCAACGCTGACGTTGCAGGTGAACTAG
- a CDS encoding RNA polymerase sigma factor, whose translation MTRAEGYSLVLSVGERAAAEVDIAALVQRHATLLFRVAHSVLRNPHEAEDVVQDTFVRVLQHRHDLPAVREKRVWLVRIAWNLAVDRTRRIRPESMDAAFAESLSATLVPADRAMDEAERLRRVLRAVDALPRTERAALLLSAVDEMSTAEVAAVLRKSESAVRAMLFRARGRLKQRLAEMEKKGVPR comes from the coding sequence ATGACACGCGCAGAGGGTTACAGTCTGGTGCTGAGTGTGGGCGAACGGGCAGCGGCGGAGGTGGACATTGCCGCGCTGGTGCAGCGCCACGCTACCCTGCTGTTTCGCGTTGCGCACTCAGTCCTGCGGAACCCGCACGAAGCTGAAGACGTGGTGCAGGACACGTTTGTGCGAGTGCTGCAGCATCGGCACGATCTGCCGGCCGTGCGGGAGAAGCGTGTTTGGCTCGTCCGCATCGCGTGGAACCTGGCCGTGGATCGCACCCGGCGGATCCGGCCCGAATCGATGGACGCAGCGTTCGCTGAATCGCTGTCCGCAACGCTGGTGCCTGCCGATCGTGCCATGGACGAGGCTGAACGGCTGCGGCGCGTGTTGCGCGCGGTTGACGCCCTGCCCAGGACAGAGCGCGCAGCGCTGCTGCTGAGCGCGGTAGACGAGATGAGTACGGCGGAAGTAGCGGCGGTGCTGCGTAAGAGCGAGTCCGCCGTGCGCGCCATGCTCTTTCGGGCCCGCGGCCGACTGAAGCAGCGGCTGGCGGAGATGGAAAAGAAAGGAGTGCCGCGATGA